The following proteins are co-located in the Ignavibacteriales bacterium genome:
- a CDS encoding M48 family metallopeptidase, translated as MTDKIIYIESVGKVIFRHSSRAKYLNISVKPFYGVRVSVPKHLSLSNAAAFVEEKKSWIKKHLDKVKSHESQKPIIDEKSKCLPKNHTLHLHTNDEQKISLRISNGKIIVSHPSNFNPESKEVQSAIKKGIIEALRIEAKTFLPARVRLLADRFGLEYRNLSIKNIKSRWGSCSGKNNINLNVHLMRLPDYLIDYVILHELAHTVHHNHSLKFWGLLNSVTGDAKRLDKELKNFKIAFF; from the coding sequence ATGACCGATAAAATAATTTACATCGAAAGTGTTGGGAAAGTAATATTCAGACATAGCAGCAGAGCTAAATATCTGAACATATCGGTAAAACCTTTCTATGGTGTTAGAGTATCTGTGCCTAAGCATTTAAGCCTTTCTAATGCAGCTGCTTTTGTGGAAGAGAAAAAATCGTGGATTAAAAAACATTTGGATAAAGTTAAAAGTCACGAGTCTCAAAAACCAATTATAGATGAAAAATCAAAATGCCTTCCAAAGAACCATACGCTTCATTTACATACTAATGATGAACAAAAAATATCGTTACGCATTTCTAATGGAAAAATAATAGTTTCGCATCCTTCTAATTTCAATCCTGAATCAAAAGAGGTTCAATCGGCAATTAAAAAAGGAATAATAGAGGCTTTAAGAATTGAAGCAAAGACATTTTTGCCAGCAAGAGTTCGTCTTTTAGCTGATCGGTTCGGATTGGAATATAGAAATCTATCAATTAAAAATATTAAGTCAAGGTGGGGAAGTTGTTCGGGTAAAAATAATATTAACCTAAACGTTCATCTTATGCGTCTTCCGGATTACTTAATTGATTATGTTATACTGCATGAGTTGGCGCATACGGTTCATCACAATCATAGCCTGAAATTCTGGGGATTACTGAATAGCGTAACCGGAGATGCAAAAAGACTTGATAAAGAATTAAAGAATTTTAAGATAGCTTTTTTTTAA
- a CDS encoding CvpA family protein: MTVFDIIIALGIIIGFILGFKDGFVRKIIGIIGFCCGVYLALTFADDIGKFLEYSLGIEFYLAEIMGGVIIFLFTILIFTILKRIVHPFDKVNSLINQIIGGAVGSIQVIFFLSAVLLLLNVFEIPDKKTADSSILYHTTYEVIPSTIDYLSGYTPKTKKIIKDYINEKDSLE, encoded by the coding sequence TTGACTGTATTTGATATTATAATTGCTCTTGGGATAATTATAGGATTCATTCTCGGCTTTAAGGATGGCTTCGTAAGAAAAATTATCGGCATTATTGGCTTTTGCTGCGGTGTATATTTAGCGCTTACTTTTGCTGACGATATTGGTAAATTTCTCGAATACTCACTTGGTATCGAATTTTATCTTGCAGAAATTATGGGTGGAGTAATAATTTTTTTATTCACTATTCTAATCTTTACAATTCTAAAACGCATTGTTCATCCATTCGATAAAGTTAATAGTTTGATCAACCAGATCATCGGTGGGGCTGTTGGCTCAATTCAAGTTATATTTTTTTTAAGTGCTGTTCTTCTACTTTTGAATGTATTTGAAATCCCTGATAAAAAAACTGCTGATTCTTCAATACTCTACCACACAACATATGAAGTCATTCCCTCAACGATTGACTATTTAAGCGGCTACACTCCAAAAACAAAAAAAATTATTAAAGACTATATAAACGAAAAAGACTCGTTGGAATGA
- a CDS encoding acetyl-CoA carboxylase biotin carboxyl carrier protein subunit yields the protein MNEYFATVNALIKKRISFDGNSTIFLDGEKISGELVELNKDSIILKLNNKFYELKIESKNGEMISLNYEGNFYEVNIRTELQERANQILESETSGKPHSQNIKSPMPGMIVKINFKIGEKMMKGDTVLVLEAMKMENEIKSPSECFLKEIFISANKSVEKGQILFSIE from the coding sequence ATGAATGAATATTTTGCTACAGTTAACGCATTGATAAAAAAAAGAATTTCGTTCGATGGTAACTCGACTATATTTTTAGATGGAGAAAAGATTTCAGGAGAACTTGTTGAGCTGAATAAAGATTCAATTATTCTAAAGTTAAATAATAAATTTTATGAACTTAAAATTGAATCGAAAAATGGAGAAATGATTTCGCTTAACTATGAAGGAAATTTTTATGAGGTTAATATTCGAACTGAACTTCAGGAAAGAGCTAATCAAATCTTAGAATCAGAAACTTCCGGCAAACCTCATTCTCAAAATATAAAATCACCGATGCCGGGGATGATTGTAAAAATCAATTTTAAAATTGGAGAAAAGATGATGAAAGGAGATACAGTTTTAGTGCTTGAAGCAATGAAAATGGAGAATGAGATAAAGTCTCCCTCAGAATGCTTTTTGAAAGAAATATTTATCTCGGCGAATAAGTCTGTAGAAAAAGGACAAATATTATTTTCGATTGAGTGA
- a CDS encoding biopolymer transporter ExbD codes for MAFIKKKGTRNAEIPTASQADLAFLLLLFFLVSTVFDVDTGIGLTLPEYVPPEEMEQVEVPKDRMASILINENGDVLLDNNVIPVFRIKEQLKPRIESKTELPSNKKLIVSVKTDRKTVYNIYIQALDQVKGAFFEVRDTYSQNKFGEKFIDLTEEQQNEIKDKVPIIISLAEPEAVK; via the coding sequence ATGGCTTTTATAAAAAAGAAAGGAACACGTAATGCAGAAATTCCAACTGCATCGCAGGCTGATCTAGCCTTCCTTCTATTGTTGTTCTTCCTGGTCTCCACTGTATTTGATGTTGACACAGGAATTGGATTGACACTTCCGGAGTATGTTCCGCCAGAAGAAATGGAACAGGTTGAAGTTCCAAAAGATAGAATGGCTTCAATTCTCATTAATGAAAACGGTGATGTTCTTCTTGATAATAACGTAATTCCTGTCTTTCGAATTAAAGAGCAATTGAAACCGAGGATTGAATCTAAGACAGAATTGCCTTCTAATAAAAAATTAATTGTATCTGTTAAAACTGATCGAAAGACTGTTTACAATATTTACATTCAAGCTCTTGATCAAGTCAAAGGGGCTTTCTTTGAAGTTAGAGATACTTATTCTCAAAATAAATTTGGAGAAAAATTTATTGATTTGACTGAAGAGCAGCAAAATGAAATAAAGGACAAAGTACCTATCATTATTTCTCTTGCTGAACCTGAAGCTGTCAAATAA
- a CDS encoding HlyC/CorC family transporter: MDSYWSLKIFALFILIIFSGFFSGSEVALFSLDRKKIKNYFGESNLISRYISELLERPRRLLVVILLGNTTVNVSASIVGVSLALDFSTQHAISADVILTIQILVLTISIILFGELLPKVWASKNVIAAAKISAIPMFWIAVIVFPIAETITEFIKSLSSRLNFDKSKTAILPEDISELTDIVIEHGKIEDEEHGLINSLVSFRSVTVGEIMTPRVDMISIEEKNDFRELLKLITETAHSRIPLFKNDLDEIIGIIYAKDILKFLKEADSTNDLQLNTFARKAYFVPKSKLIDELLQEFQTKKMHIAIVVDEYGGTAGMITMEDIIEEVVGEIRDEFDKEENSFTKLSDGQYLALGKLSIEELNEYLDESIEIENKDFETLAGYLINEAGTIPREGFSIKRGKYKFVVKEVFKKRITKVLIEEIKK; this comes from the coding sequence TTGGATTCTTATTGGTCTTTGAAAATTTTTGCTCTTTTTATTCTAATTATTTTTTCCGGATTCTTTTCAGGTTCCGAGGTTGCTTTATTTTCATTAGATAGAAAAAAGATTAAAAATTACTTTGGCGAATCCAATCTTATCAGCAGATATATTAGTGAATTGCTTGAGCGTCCAAGAAGATTATTAGTAGTCATTCTCCTTGGTAATACAACAGTAAATGTATCAGCTTCAATTGTTGGGGTTTCTCTTGCATTGGATTTCTCTACCCAACATGCTATATCTGCTGATGTTATTTTAACTATCCAGATATTGGTTTTGACCATTTCAATTATTCTATTTGGTGAATTGCTGCCAAAAGTCTGGGCGTCAAAAAATGTTATTGCGGCGGCAAAAATTTCTGCAATTCCAATGTTCTGGATCGCAGTGATTGTATTTCCCATAGCTGAAACTATTACCGAATTTATCAAATCTTTATCCTCCCGGCTTAATTTTGACAAATCAAAAACTGCCATATTGCCGGAGGACATATCTGAATTAACAGACATTGTAATCGAACACGGAAAAATTGAAGACGAAGAACATGGACTGATTAACAGTTTAGTCTCTTTTCGATCTGTCACTGTGGGAGAGATAATGACGCCACGTGTAGATATGATTTCTATTGAAGAGAAAAATGATTTTCGTGAATTGTTGAAATTAATTACTGAAACAGCTCATAGCCGTATTCCACTTTTCAAAAATGATCTTGATGAAATTATCGGGATAATCTATGCTAAAGATATTTTAAAATTTCTCAAAGAAGCTGACAGTACGAACGATCTGCAATTAAATACATTTGCACGAAAAGCTTACTTTGTACCAAAATCAAAATTGATAGACGAACTTTTGCAAGAATTTCAGACAAAAAAAATGCACATCGCAATTGTAGTGGATGAATATGGTGGAACAGCAGGCATGATAACTATGGAAGATATAATCGAAGAAGTTGTCGGAGAGATAAGAGACGAGTTTGATAAAGAGGAAAACTCTTTCACTAAATTAAGCGATGGACAATATCTTGCTCTTGGTAAATTAAGTATCGAAGAATTAAATGAATATTTGGATGAATCCATCGAAATTGAAAATAAAGATTTCGAAACTTTAGCAGGTTATTTAATCAATGAGGCAGGCACAATTCCGCGTGAAGGATTTTCAATTAAAAGGGGGAAGTACAAATTCGTTGTTAAAGAAGTTTTCAAGAAAAGAATTACAAAAGTCTTAATTGAAGAAATCAAGAAATGA
- a CDS encoding SPOR domain-containing protein: protein MNKLLKNILIVSLLAIIIAGCSSTTETTEEKSEDVYVFDEVKSDSTFELTDPMEYPSLGVTYYVVQIGAFTTKDRAENFMADSKNKISHSLNIAYSKEVNLYVVQLSTAYTSKTDAEKIRNGIWKMNEFKDAWILTINK from the coding sequence ATGAATAAATTATTGAAAAACATTTTAATTGTAAGTCTGCTCGCGATTATCATCGCGGGTTGTTCGTCAACTACAGAAACTACTGAAGAAAAATCAGAGGATGTATATGTGTTTGATGAAGTTAAATCAGATTCGACTTTTGAGCTTACCGATCCGATGGAGTATCCATCTCTTGGAGTTACCTATTACGTTGTGCAGATCGGAGCTTTTACTACAAAAGACAGAGCTGAAAATTTTATGGCTGATAGTAAGAATAAGATCAGTCATTCACTCAACATCGCTTACAGTAAAGAAGTCAATCTTTATGTCGTTCAATTAAGCACTGCCTATACTTCTAAAACGGATGCTGAAAAAATTAGAAATGGAATTTGGAAAATGAATGAGTTTAAAGACGCCTGGATACTAACTATAAACAAATAA
- a CDS encoding SGNH/GDSL hydrolase family protein, whose translation MKNIKYLSALFTIVILFSSGCDDYNKLTAPITGPVNGNADFTRYVAIGNSITAGYQSGTLFESAQMYSFGNLISKQVNTSFATPWVSDPGLGGRLEIGSYSPFSIYTNPNAGVPTNLDYPAPYNNLGVPGALVYDVLFATKSTDCASYLFAGIPNPYFDLVLRNSVFNIGSQLSQAITLDPTLVTLWIGNNDVLGYATSGGTAPTAPTDAGQFAALFNGIAGTLAQAQVPVVVANIPNVTAIPFFTTVGPQIALSVPWTVSGAPGLVYQSSTTVIGIADSASLLTGGVLVTLKGSSYASLLGAPTGKFYRDNGITDPSVLGIDTTQAFGFSLGNPWPNALILDDGEITIANDAVAAFNGAIATAAANFGFGLVDINGIFNSIRQADFTGGTIFNGIPFSTFYVAGGLFSLDGVHPSSRGQAIIANEFIKVINSKFSASIPLIDVSTIPGSIVLAFKLNGNSTYYDIPAKVFEHLLF comes from the coding sequence ATGAAAAATATAAAATATCTATCCGCTCTTTTTACAATCGTTATATTATTCTCATCCGGATGCGATGATTATAATAAACTAACAGCACCTATTACCGGTCCAGTAAATGGAAATGCTGACTTTACTCGTTACGTCGCAATTGGAAATAGTATTACGGCGGGTTACCAATCCGGAACACTTTTCGAAAGCGCTCAAATGTATTCTTTTGGAAACCTGATTTCAAAACAGGTTAATACTTCTTTTGCTACACCCTGGGTAAGTGATCCGGGACTTGGCGGAAGATTAGAAATTGGAAGTTATTCTCCTTTTTCTATTTACACCAATCCTAATGCTGGAGTACCAACAAATTTAGATTATCCCGCGCCTTATAACAATCTTGGTGTACCGGGTGCATTAGTTTATGATGTACTTTTTGCTACAAAGTCAACTGACTGTGCATCTTATCTGTTTGCAGGCATTCCTAATCCATATTTTGACTTAGTATTAAGAAACAGTGTATTCAATATTGGATCGCAGCTTTCGCAAGCAATCACACTTGACCCTACCTTAGTTACTCTTTGGATCGGGAATAATGATGTGCTTGGATATGCGACAAGCGGTGGAACGGCACCAACAGCACCGACTGATGCTGGACAGTTTGCTGCTTTGTTTAATGGTATTGCAGGCACATTAGCACAAGCTCAAGTTCCGGTTGTTGTTGCTAATATTCCTAATGTAACAGCAATTCCATTCTTCACAACTGTTGGTCCTCAAATTGCTCTCTCGGTTCCTTGGACTGTTTCAGGAGCTCCAGGTTTGGTTTATCAATCAAGCACAACAGTGATTGGTATAGCAGATTCAGCAAGCTTATTAACAGGTGGGGTATTAGTTACTCTAAAAGGCAGTTCGTACGCATCGTTACTTGGTGCACCTACCGGTAAATTTTATAGAGACAACGGCATAACTGATCCCTCTGTTTTAGGCATTGACACAACACAGGCATTTGGTTTTTCCCTTGGAAATCCTTGGCCAAACGCATTGATACTTGACGATGGTGAGATTACCATTGCCAACGATGCAGTCGCAGCTTTCAACGGTGCAATAGCAACTGCCGCAGCGAATTTTGGTTTTGGACTTGTAGATATAAATGGAATTTTCAATTCCATTAGACAAGCTGATTTCACCGGCGGAACTATTTTTAATGGAATCCCGTTTTCAACCTTTTATGTTGCGGGTGGTTTGTTCAGCTTAGATGGTGTTCATCCATCAAGCAGGGGACAGGCAATAATCGCAAATGAATTTATAAAAGTTATTAATTCTAAATTCAGTGCGAGCATTCCATTGATTGATGTTTCAACCATCCCCGGAAGCATTGTACTTGCTTTTAAGTTGAATGGAAATAGTACTTACTATGATATACCTGCAAAGGTATTTGAGCATCTTTTATTTTAA
- a CDS encoding single-stranded DNA-binding protein, producing the protein MAFSVNKVMLIGNLGKDAETRFTNNNLSITNFTLATENRFKNKEGNWTSTTDWHKITGFSLSDYIKEKLKKGKKFYVEGRISYGSYTDKDNVKRYTTDIIAEKLIPLDSSSEGGQSESEESGLTTAPEIQTDPNEDLPF; encoded by the coding sequence ATGGCTTTCTCAGTAAACAAAGTGATGTTGATTGGTAATCTTGGTAAAGATGCTGAAACAAGATTTACTAATAATAATCTTTCAATTACTAACTTTACTTTAGCAACGGAAAATCGTTTTAAAAATAAAGAAGGTAATTGGACTAGTACAACAGACTGGCATAAAATTACAGGATTTAGTTTATCCGATTATATCAAAGAAAAACTAAAGAAAGGCAAAAAGTTTTATGTGGAAGGTAGAATTTCATACGGCAGTTATACAGACAAAGATAATGTAAAAAGATATACGACAGACATTATCGCGGAGAAACTTATCCCGTTAGATAGTTCCTCAGAAGGCGGACAATCTGAATCAGAGGAATCCGGCTTAACAACCGCACCGGAAATCCAGACTGATCCGAACGAAGATCTTCCGTTCTAA
- a CDS encoding biopolymer transporter ExbD produces MKFEKRRATTKQEIPTTSMPDIVFMLLMFFMVATTLREVDVLVDFKLPEAQAIEKIENKRLVSYLWVGKDKRIQVNDSIVKVEEVQPIMYNKRQSLPNIIISLRIDRGADMGFVTDIQQELRKAYCLRINYSSTIKI; encoded by the coding sequence ATGAAATTTGAAAAAAGAAGAGCGACTACAAAACAGGAAATTCCTACTACCTCTATGCCTGATATCGTTTTCATGCTGCTTATGTTTTTTATGGTTGCTACAACTCTTAGAGAAGTTGATGTGCTTGTAGATTTTAAATTGCCTGAAGCTCAAGCTATTGAAAAGATCGAGAATAAACGGCTTGTATCTTATCTTTGGGTTGGAAAGGATAAAAGAATACAGGTAAACGATAGCATCGTAAAAGTTGAGGAAGTTCAACCGATAATGTATAACAAGAGGCAATCGCTGCCAAATATTATTATTTCTTTAAGAATTGATAGGGGAGCAGATATGGGCTTTGTTACTGATATTCAACAGGAATTAAGAAAAGCCTATTGCTTGCGTATTAACTACTCGTCCACTATTAAAATTTAA
- a CDS encoding outer membrane protein transport protein: MKKFVLSLAALILLSNSMIFAGGFQLNEHGAKALALGGAFTAIANDPSAIYWNGAGLTQLSGTHFMFGTALISPTSTFRGVSPNVDIYHMQPQVFFPSHFFGSHTFGESFAVGLGFTTPFGLGTRWDEDWIGKYLAIETELKTFIVTPVITYQPFTFLSLSAGFVYSFADVLITRKNSLEPFAGDAFIHLEGKDNSAFGYNAGIMLKPFDFLSLGASFHSEVEYTFEGTATATAPNQLSSLLPQGDVTADLKTPMNLAVGLAVDVSSSLKLSADYQFVGWSSYDYLVVNFVDPALEDLSSPRLYKDSYIIRFGAGYKASDDLSLMAGVYFDSNPVESENLNPSLPDADRLGLSVGVEGKLSENLTVTGSFLFIRSKELTVTNSAEEYTSGGSAFNGTYNSYANILSLSLIYGL, from the coding sequence TTGAAAAAATTTGTACTGTCTCTTGCGGCTTTAATTCTTCTCAGTAATTCAATGATCTTTGCAGGAGGATTTCAGCTTAATGAACATGGTGCTAAAGCGTTAGCACTTGGTGGTGCTTTTACTGCAATTGCAAACGATCCGTCTGCTATCTATTGGAATGGAGCGGGTCTTACACAATTAAGCGGCACGCATTTTATGTTTGGCACTGCTTTAATTAGTCCAACATCCACTTTCCGTGGTGTTAGTCCTAATGTGGATATTTACCACATGCAGCCACAGGTGTTTTTCCCGAGTCATTTTTTTGGATCGCATACTTTTGGAGAGAGTTTTGCAGTAGGTCTTGGTTTTACCACACCCTTTGGCTTGGGAACAAGATGGGATGAGGATTGGATTGGTAAATATCTTGCCATTGAAACAGAATTAAAAACATTTATTGTAACGCCTGTTATCACTTATCAACCATTTACTTTTCTTTCTCTCAGTGCCGGTTTTGTTTACAGTTTTGCAGATGTTTTAATTACAAGAAAAAACTCACTTGAACCATTTGCCGGTGATGCCTTCATTCATCTTGAAGGAAAAGATAACTCAGCTTTTGGTTACAACGCTGGTATAATGTTAAAACCATTTGATTTTCTGTCACTTGGTGCTTCCTTCCACAGCGAAGTTGAATATACATTTGAGGGAACTGCAACAGCAACGGCTCCTAATCAGCTAAGTAGTTTGCTGCCTCAGGGAGATGTTACTGCTGATTTAAAGACTCCTATGAATCTCGCTGTTGGTTTAGCGGTGGATGTTTCTTCAAGTTTAAAACTCAGTGCTGATTATCAATTCGTTGGATGGAGCAGTTACGATTATCTTGTCGTCAATTTTGTGGATCCAGCTCTTGAAGATTTATCAAGCCCGCGATTGTACAAAGATTCTTACATAATAAGATTCGGTGCTGGTTACAAGGCGAGCGATGATCTATCATTAATGGCAGGAGTTTATTTTGATAGCAATCCAGTCGAATCAGAAAATCTGAATCCTTCATTACCTGATGCCGATAGACTAGGACTCAGTGTTGGCGTGGAAGGTAAACTAAGTGAAAATCTTACTGTTACCGGATCATTCCTTTTTATACGTTCAAAAGAATTAACCGTTACAAATTCAGCAGAAGAATACACTTCAGGCGGAAGTGCTTTTAACGGTACTTATAATTCTTATGCAAATATTTTATCACTCAGTTTAATATATGGTTTATAA
- a CDS encoding endonuclease MutS2 yields the protein MISTDVIEKLEFSKVLTVISSYAVTEKGKSNILSIFPSVNTEHIICEGKLVSEAKNILIKSDLPPLEYLPNITESLLQSKIDGVVLSSKKILDILKLAEISRSIFYYLKRNSEFQEELNKKNEHLFNDKIFEHQIKKIINENGEINANASSKLLEIRNEISWKNEELKKLVIRIIKNLTKDDIVREEYLTLRDGRIVVPVKVEHKRHLKGFIHSESASGQTVYIEPEETLELNNDIVSLAFAEKREIERLLKELTKFIGQHAAELSKSFELISEIDTIFARAKYSIEIIGSFPEINSEKPFTITGGRHPLLLKRLSREKSIPVDLFHSKNIILITGPNAGGKTVVLKTIGLLCLMVQSGIHIPASPDSVFNIFTNILIDIGDQQSIEDDLSTYTSHLKNLKKIVDTADDHSLVLLDEIGTGTDPSAGAAIAAEVLLRLNEVRAKVLATTHHGSLKLIASETSGFENAAMEFDSSTLTPTYKFKQGIPGSSYAFEIASRIGFDNSFIRSAERFIDKEQNKIEKFLVDIETKSHKLSERLNQIEKEKTLLEELTAKYKSEYELLQKDKKNILKNAKAEAAEYISGINKKVESEIKKLRESNAEHEHIKHVKNEIQQILQKNEKLIEEDAEVEIDSEITTGKFVQIRNTNTSGKVVEIDNQKKQALVEVGKIKMKIKLSELFPIKKPEPEKVFHDYPVISSKANTRLDIRGKKPDEVEFELLKFIDDAYTTNLSQVEILHGKGTGALKKVVNEILREHSKVKSFYFAPVEFGGEGITIVEIK from the coding sequence ATGATATCCACTGACGTAATCGAAAAATTAGAATTTAGTAAAGTCTTAACCGTTATTTCCTCTTACGCTGTCACCGAAAAAGGGAAGTCAAATATCCTTTCAATTTTTCCATCTGTAAATACTGAACACATCATTTGCGAAGGTAAACTTGTTTCCGAAGCAAAAAATATTTTAATCAAATCTGATCTCCCTCCTTTAGAATATTTACCCAATATTACAGAGTCACTTTTACAAAGTAAAATTGATGGAGTTGTACTTAGCAGCAAAAAAATACTTGACATCTTAAAACTTGCAGAGATTTCCAGATCCATATTTTATTATTTAAAAAGAAATTCTGAATTTCAAGAAGAATTGAACAAAAAAAACGAGCATCTTTTTAACGATAAAATATTTGAGCATCAGATTAAAAAAATTATTAATGAAAATGGAGAAATAAACGCAAATGCAAGTTCCAAACTGCTTGAAATCAGAAATGAAATAAGTTGGAAGAATGAAGAGCTTAAAAAACTTGTAATTAGAATAATTAAAAACCTTACTAAAGATGACATCGTTCGTGAAGAATATTTAACGCTCCGTGATGGTAGAATTGTTGTTCCTGTAAAAGTCGAACACAAAAGGCATCTTAAAGGTTTTATTCATTCAGAATCTGCTTCGGGTCAAACTGTGTATATCGAACCGGAAGAAACTCTTGAATTAAACAACGACATTGTCTCGCTCGCATTCGCTGAGAAACGGGAGATTGAGAGATTGTTGAAGGAGCTCACTAAATTTATCGGGCAGCATGCCGCAGAGCTGTCTAAAAGTTTTGAATTGATTAGTGAGATTGACACCATTTTTGCGCGTGCAAAATATTCTATAGAAATTATTGGTTCATTCCCTGAAATTAATTCTGAAAAACCATTTACAATCACTGGCGGTCGTCATCCACTTTTATTAAAACGATTGTCACGTGAGAAATCTATCCCCGTGGATTTATTTCATTCAAAAAACATTATTCTGATTACCGGTCCAAACGCAGGGGGAAAAACTGTAGTGCTTAAAACAATTGGGTTACTTTGTTTGATGGTGCAAAGTGGAATTCATATACCTGCAAGCCCGGATTCTGTATTTAATATTTTTACAAATATATTAATTGATATCGGCGATCAACAATCAATTGAAGATGACCTTTCAACCTACACTTCACATTTGAAAAATCTAAAGAAAATTGTAGATACTGCAGACGATCACTCGTTAGTATTGCTCGATGAAATCGGTACCGGCACTGATCCATCTGCAGGTGCTGCAATCGCTGCTGAAGTGCTGCTTCGGTTAAACGAAGTCCGTGCTAAAGTTTTAGCAACTACACATCATGGCTCACTAAAATTAATTGCCAGCGAAACAAGCGGTTTTGAAAATGCGGCAATGGAGTTTGATTCTTCAACTCTTACACCCACGTATAAATTTAAGCAAGGAATTCCCGGCTCAAGTTATGCCTTCGAAATAGCCAGCAGAATAGGGTTCGATAATTCATTTATTCGTTCGGCTGAAAGATTTATTGATAAGGAACAAAATAAAATTGAGAAATTTCTTGTGGATATCGAAACCAAATCGCATAAACTTTCTGAACGCTTGAATCAAATCGAAAAAGAAAAAACCTTACTCGAAGAATTGACTGCCAAATACAAAAGCGAATATGAATTACTTCAAAAAGATAAAAAAAATATTTTAAAAAATGCTAAAGCCGAAGCCGCTGAGTACATTTCAGGAATTAACAAAAAGGTTGAGAGTGAAATCAAAAAACTTCGTGAATCGAATGCAGAGCACGAACACATAAAGCATGTTAAAAATGAAATACAACAAATTCTCCAGAAAAATGAAAAACTAATTGAAGAGGATGCTGAGGTAGAAATTGACTCTGAAATTACAACCGGAAAATTTGTTCAGATAAGAAACACGAATACATCAGGAAAAGTTGTCGAAATTGATAACCAAAAAAAACAAGCTTTGGTTGAAGTTGGGAAAATCAAAATGAAAATAAAATTGAGTGAATTATTCCCAATAAAAAAACCGGAGCCGGAAAAAGTATTTCATGATTACCCTGTAATTTCAAGCAAAGCAAATACAAGATTAGACATTCGAGGCAAAAAACCCGATGAAGTAGAATTTGAATTATTAAAATTTATAGACGATGCCTACACAACGAACTTAAGTCAGGTCGAAATTCTTCATGGGAAAGGTACCGGCGCATTAAAGAAAGTTGTTAATGAAATTTTACGCGAACATTCTAAAGTTAAAAGTTTTTATTTTGCACCCGTGGAATTTGGAGGCGAAGGAATTACAATTGTTGAGATCAAATAA